The proteins below are encoded in one region of Doryrhamphus excisus isolate RoL2022-K1 chromosome 4, RoL_Dexc_1.0, whole genome shotgun sequence:
- the LOC131128823 gene encoding G-protein coupled receptor-associated protein LMBRD2B-like isoform X1, protein MSGAVLVVVLVVVFFLALYLLHRYGDLRRQQRMVLLGTLVSWYLCFLIVFVLPLDVSTTIYKQCVLDNANHPTAAAAVVTPTRNSSGLYPTDSVPSVCEQPWSYIPDGVLPVFWRVVYWTSQFLTWLLLPFMQSYARSGAFSIIGRTKTALVENAIYYGTYLLLFISLLIYVAAHPQWRLTWPQLQTIGITAANTWGLFLLVLLLGYGLVEIPRSYWLSSMHAHSLAKAYFKVAKMATEKAAAEENLADVMEDVSVVHVSIKYNHSLRKCVDTILTKCPADYQEEMCRDVERPPCDEETVLPSKRSLVQLHKKVISAVHRCRQTRVQWSMLLEEVFHLEDVAKSRSSPIRLFSHSFSATRHHGWIRSFLYTPKIEWYWECVFRQVFYKLLAVLLCFLSVAIVWSECTFFSTRPVLSLFAFFIQTAEKKHNYICIEGVCFVTVLFLCVCVYSTVFRIRVFNYYYLAPHHQTDAYSLQFSGMLFCRLTPPLCLNFLGLIHMDSSVSHQDGIQTSYTSIMGSMNLLSFISNGFYIYYPMLVLLLCFATLYNLGSRCLNLLGIHQYVTNDDLTTDLVDEGKELVRRERRKQQKAEDAENGRRDRKERYGATGRSRAAYTEIKDHQEADTMAEENKNAISVTWREPQLEEQQRSLLLN, encoded by the exons ATGAGCGGTGCCGTGCTGGTCGTCGTGCTCGTGGTGGTGTTCTTCCTGGCGTTGTATCTTCTCCATCGCTATGGCGATCTGAGGAGGCAGCAACGGATGGTCCTGCTTGGGACGCTAGTGTCCTGGTACCTCTGCTTCCTCATCGTCTTCGTACTCCCGCTCGACGTCAGCACG accATCTACAAGCAGTGTGTGCTGGATAATGCGAACCACccaactgctgctgctgctgttgtgacTCCGACAAGGAACTCTAGCGGTCTTTATCCAACTGACAG TGTGCCAAGCGTGTGTGAGCAACCATGGAGTTACATACCAGATGGAGTTCTTCCTGTCTTTTGGAGGGTTGTTTATTGGACCTCACAGTTTCTCACCTG GCTGCTGCTGCCTTTCATGCAGTCGTATGCCCGCTCAGGAGCTTTTAGCATCATTGGAAGAACAAAAACGGCGCTGGTTGAAAACGCCATCTACTACGGCACCTATCTTCTCCTCTTCATCTCTCTGCTCATCTACGTGGCGGCTCATCCTCAGTGGCGACTCACGTG GCCCCAGCTCCAGACCATCGGCATCACCGCTGCCAACACGTGGGGTCTCTTCCTCCTGGTGCTGTTGCTAGGATACGGCTTGGTGGAAATCCCGCGTTCCTATTGGCTGTCGTCAATGCACGCTCACTCGTTGGCTAAGGCTTACTTCAAGGTGGCAAAGATGGCCACTGAGAAGGCTGCGGCTGAGGAGAACTTAGCCGATGTCATGGAG GATGTGTCCGTGGTCCATGTGTCAATCAAGTACAACCACTCCCTCAGGAAATGTGTAGACACCATTTTAACAAAG TGTCCTGCTGACTACCAAGAGGAGATGTGCAGAGACGTGGAACGCCCCCCTTGTGACGAGGAGACGGTCCTGCCAAGCAAAAGAAGCCTGGTTCAGCTCCATAAAAAA gTCATCTCTGCAGTGCATCGGTGCCGTCAGACCCGGGTTCAGTGGTCCATGTTGCTGGAGGAGGTTTTCCACTTGGAGGACGTCGCTAAGAGCCGCAGCAGCCCGATACGCCTCTTTAGCCACAGCTTCTCGGCAACGCGGCACCACGGCTGGATCCGAAGCTTCCTCTACACTCCAAAAATCG AGTGGTACTGGGAGTGTGTGTTCAGGCAGGTTTTCTACAAGCTGCTGGCAGTGCTGCTGTGCTTCCTGTCAGTAGCAATTGTATGGTCCGAGTGCACCTTCTTCAGCACACGTCCTGTCCTTTCCCTCTTTGCTTTCTTCATCCAGACGGCTGAAAAGAAACACAACTACATCTGTATCGAG GGGGTGTGCTTTGTCACAGTGCTCTTCCTGTGCGTGTGCGTCTACTCCACAGTGTTTCGGATACGAGTGTTCAACTACTATTACCTGGCACCGCATCACCAGACCGACGCCTACAGCCTGCAGTTCAGCGGCAT GCTCTTCTGTCGCCTGACTCCTCCACTGTGCCTCAACTTCCTGGGTCTGATCCACATGGATTCTTCTGTTTCCCATCAGGACGGCATACAGACATCCTACACCTCT ATAATGGGCTCCATGAATCTGCTGTCTTTCATATCCAACGGCTTCTACATCTACTACCCCATGCTTGTactgctgctctgctttgctacACTGTACAA cTTGGGGTCTCGTTGTTTAAACCTGCTGGGCATTCATCAGTACGTCACCAATGACGACTTGACCACTGACCTCGTGGACGAGGGCAAGGAACTGGTCAGGAGAG AGAGAAGAAAACAACAGAAGGCTGAGGATGCAGAGAACGGAAGACGG GATCGTAAAGAGCGATACGGGGCCACAGGCAGGAGCAGAGCCGCTTACACTGAAATAAAGGACCACCAGGAAGCAGACACTATGgcagaagaaaacaaaaacg CTATATCAGTCACTTGGAGAGAGCCACAGCTTGAGGAACAGCAGAGGAGTCTACTGCTAAACTAA
- the LOC131128823 gene encoding G-protein coupled receptor-associated protein LMBRD2B-like isoform X2: MSGAVLVVVLVVVFFLALYLLHRYGDLRRQQRMVLLGTLVSWYLCFLIVFVLPLDVSTTIYKQCVLDNANHPTAAAAVVTPTRNSSGLYPTDSVPSVCEQPWSYIPDGVLPVFWRVVYWTSQFLTWLLLPFMQSYARSGAFSIIGRTKTALVENAIYYGTYLLLFISLLIYVAAHPQWRLTWPQLQTIGITAANTWGLFLLVLLLGYGLVEIPRSYWLSSMHAHSLAKAYFKVAKMATEKAAAEENLADVMEDVSVVHVSIKYNHSLRKCVDTILTKCPADYQEEMCRDVERPPCDEETVLPSKRSLVQLHKKVISAVHRCRQTRVQWSMLLEEVFHLEDVAKSRSSPIRLFSHSFSATRHHGWIRSFLYTPKIVFRIRVFNYYYLAPHHQTDAYSLQFSGMLFCRLTPPLCLNFLGLIHMDSSVSHQDGIQTSYTSIMGSMNLLSFISNGFYIYYPMLVLLLCFATLYNLGSRCLNLLGIHQYVTNDDLTTDLVDEGKELVRRERRKQQKAEDAENGRRDRKERYGATGRSRAAYTEIKDHQEADTMAEENKNAISVTWREPQLEEQQRSLLLN, encoded by the exons ATGAGCGGTGCCGTGCTGGTCGTCGTGCTCGTGGTGGTGTTCTTCCTGGCGTTGTATCTTCTCCATCGCTATGGCGATCTGAGGAGGCAGCAACGGATGGTCCTGCTTGGGACGCTAGTGTCCTGGTACCTCTGCTTCCTCATCGTCTTCGTACTCCCGCTCGACGTCAGCACG accATCTACAAGCAGTGTGTGCTGGATAATGCGAACCACccaactgctgctgctgctgttgtgacTCCGACAAGGAACTCTAGCGGTCTTTATCCAACTGACAG TGTGCCAAGCGTGTGTGAGCAACCATGGAGTTACATACCAGATGGAGTTCTTCCTGTCTTTTGGAGGGTTGTTTATTGGACCTCACAGTTTCTCACCTG GCTGCTGCTGCCTTTCATGCAGTCGTATGCCCGCTCAGGAGCTTTTAGCATCATTGGAAGAACAAAAACGGCGCTGGTTGAAAACGCCATCTACTACGGCACCTATCTTCTCCTCTTCATCTCTCTGCTCATCTACGTGGCGGCTCATCCTCAGTGGCGACTCACGTG GCCCCAGCTCCAGACCATCGGCATCACCGCTGCCAACACGTGGGGTCTCTTCCTCCTGGTGCTGTTGCTAGGATACGGCTTGGTGGAAATCCCGCGTTCCTATTGGCTGTCGTCAATGCACGCTCACTCGTTGGCTAAGGCTTACTTCAAGGTGGCAAAGATGGCCACTGAGAAGGCTGCGGCTGAGGAGAACTTAGCCGATGTCATGGAG GATGTGTCCGTGGTCCATGTGTCAATCAAGTACAACCACTCCCTCAGGAAATGTGTAGACACCATTTTAACAAAG TGTCCTGCTGACTACCAAGAGGAGATGTGCAGAGACGTGGAACGCCCCCCTTGTGACGAGGAGACGGTCCTGCCAAGCAAAAGAAGCCTGGTTCAGCTCCATAAAAAA gTCATCTCTGCAGTGCATCGGTGCCGTCAGACCCGGGTTCAGTGGTCCATGTTGCTGGAGGAGGTTTTCCACTTGGAGGACGTCGCTAAGAGCCGCAGCAGCCCGATACGCCTCTTTAGCCACAGCTTCTCGGCAACGCGGCACCACGGCTGGATCCGAAGCTTCCTCTACACTCCAAAAATCG TGTTTCGGATACGAGTGTTCAACTACTATTACCTGGCACCGCATCACCAGACCGACGCCTACAGCCTGCAGTTCAGCGGCAT GCTCTTCTGTCGCCTGACTCCTCCACTGTGCCTCAACTTCCTGGGTCTGATCCACATGGATTCTTCTGTTTCCCATCAGGACGGCATACAGACATCCTACACCTCT ATAATGGGCTCCATGAATCTGCTGTCTTTCATATCCAACGGCTTCTACATCTACTACCCCATGCTTGTactgctgctctgctttgctacACTGTACAA cTTGGGGTCTCGTTGTTTAAACCTGCTGGGCATTCATCAGTACGTCACCAATGACGACTTGACCACTGACCTCGTGGACGAGGGCAAGGAACTGGTCAGGAGAG AGAGAAGAAAACAACAGAAGGCTGAGGATGCAGAGAACGGAAGACGG GATCGTAAAGAGCGATACGGGGCCACAGGCAGGAGCAGAGCCGCTTACACTGAAATAAAGGACCACCAGGAAGCAGACACTATGgcagaagaaaacaaaaacg CTATATCAGTCACTTGGAGAGAGCCACAGCTTGAGGAACAGCAGAGGAGTCTACTGCTAAACTAA
- the golm1 gene encoding Golgi membrane protein 1, protein MGGLVNGRRGGRSPPLMIGALVACIIVLGFNYWVSSSRNLELQTKLYELEGQVRRGAAERGAAELKKSEYQEEIQRQKDQISRIETLYKKQLEGVQDTCSQETEKLQQNISSSTKTIQELRGQLNQMNDDLGKLQKELQGCQGNINTLNNKLTYDMTHCHSQVLSQKELCEERVEAAKMEVEKKMEKLLLHAVAEEKADSGGVKEEATTGTVKTLADDNPSASKGNDRSGLQTNEIFKDDGTAPGAPPTKNVHLLDTTKEGAAVKPDLPAEGAVATETGQTSKAVAKNQTEVEVMDVHAEEADPGMEGMLIGPAKEDIIGQRVDEAEEYDHGEQVVGEVDLEKQEQPMRDKAIDKVMEEELADYNGDDDNEGEFEADKQAELAQV, encoded by the exons ATGGGTGGCCTGGTCAACGGGCGGCGTGGAGGAAGATCTCCGCCTTTAATGATTGGCGCCCTGGTGGCCTGCATCATCGTCTTGGGCTTCAACTACTGGGTGTCCAGCTCCCGCAACCTGGAACTACAG ACTAAGCTCTATGAGCTGGAGGGCCAGGTGCGGCGCGGGGCTGCGGAGCGTGGGGCGGCCGAGCTGAAGAAGAGCGAGTACCAGGAGGAGATCCAGCGCCAGAAGGATCAGATCAGTCGCATCGAAACTCTCTACAAGAAGCAGCTGGAAGGAGTGCAGGACACATGTAGCCAGGAGACG GAAAAACTGCAGCAGAACATCTCCTCCAGTACCAAAACCATACAAGAGCTTAGAG GCCAGTTGAATCAGATGAACGACGACCTGGGGAAGCTTCAGAAGGAACTGCAGGGTTGCCAAGGGAACATCAATACCCTCAACAACAAACTCACTTACGACAT GACGCACTGTCACTCGCAGGTCCTCTCTCAGAAGGAGTTATGTGAGGAGAGAGTGGAGGCTGCCAAAATGGAAGTTgagaagaagatggagaagCTGCTGCTCCACGCTGTCGCTGAG GAGAAGGCAGACAGTGGCGGAGTGAAAGAGGAGGCAACGACGGGGACGGTGAAGACGTTGGCCGATGACAACCCTTCTGCATCTAAAGGGAATGACCGTTCTGGACTGCAGACCAATGAGATCTTCAAGGATGACG GTACTGCACCGGGCGCCCCCCCCACCAAGAACGTCCACCTATTGGACACCACAAAAGAGGGCGCGGCTGTCAAGCCAGACCTGCCAGCAGAGGGAGCCGTGGCGACCGAGACGGGCCAGACGAGCAAAGCCGTGGCCAAGAATCAGACTGAAGTCGAAGTGATGGACGTCCACGCAGAAG AAGCAGACCCGGGAATGGAAGGCATGCTGATCGGCCCGGCGAAAGAGGACATTATCGGTCAGCGAGTAGACGAGGCGGAGGAATACGACCACGGGGAGCAAGTCGTGGGTGAGGTGGATTTGGAGAAACAAGAGCAGCCTATGCGTGATAAAGCAATAG ACAAGGttatggaggaggagctggcTGACTACAACGGCGACGACGACAACGAGGGCGAGTTCGAGGCCGACAAACAAGCCGAACTCGCTCAAGTTTAA